A window of Castanea sativa cultivar Marrone di Chiusa Pesio chromosome 1, ASM4071231v1 contains these coding sequences:
- the LOC142622347 gene encoding CASP-like protein 4A1 yields the protein MMKKTFLGLRICAFVFCLISFSVMAADKQKGWALDSFYWYKEFRYCLAANVIGFVYSGLQLCDLVKYFTTGRHIIHHHFRRYFDFSMDQVLTYLLISASSSAATRVYVWQSNWGEDEFPKMATASVGLSFVAFLAFALSSLICGYTLVKFHS from the exons ATGATGAAGAAAACGTTTTTGGGTTTAAGGATTTGTGCGTTTGTGTTTTGCTTGATCTCCTTTTCGGTTATGGCGGCTGACAAGCAAAAAGGTTGGGCTTTGGATTCCTTTTACTGGTACAAGGAGTTCAG GTACTGTCTGGCAGCGAATGTCATAGGCTTTGTATACTCAGGGCTACAACTCTGTGATTTAGTCAAGTATTTCACCACCGGAAGACACATAATCCACCACCACTTCCGTCGTTACTTTGATTTCTCCATGGACCAG GTGTTGACTTATCTTCTTATATCAGCCTCATCATCGGCTGCCACCAGAGTTTATGTTTGGCAATCCAACTGGGGCGAAGATGAGTTTCCTAAAATGGCGACTGCATCCGTGGGATTGTCCTTTGTTGCATTTCTGGCCTTTGCCTTGAGCTCTCTCATTTGTGGTTATACCCTTGTAAAATTTCATAGTTAA
- the LOC142622322 gene encoding protein farnesyltransferase subunit beta isoform X1 encodes MTAATTKTQQEQWMVENQVFQIFDLFADLPRNAKSALVELQRDNHLEYLTKGLKRLDPSFCVLDANRPWLCYWILHSIALLGDYVEHEVEDNVVDFLSRCQDPNGGYGGGPGQLPHLATTYAAVNALITVGGERSLSSINRWSVMFEVSQFFCNSAYWSHFKPNDMDFEMFCREKVYMFLKRMKQPSGAFRMHDAGEIDVRACYTAISVASILNILDDELVQNVGDYILSCQTYEGGISGEPGAEAHGGYTFCGFATMILINEVNRLDLAGLLDWVAFRQGREGGFQGRTNKLVDSCYSFWQGGAFALLQRLHAILDEQLANYAPQTGVASGISGGEESSDGTQVDDKACHFKLGGTNASCPVNLNSIGYNFVKQPVEMEALYQRWALQQYILLCAQDMDGGLKDKPGKRRDFYHTCYSLSGLSLSQHSWSQDEDSAPLPNAVMGPYANLLERTHPLFNVVLDQYYEAQEFFDTP; translated from the exons ATGacagcagcaacaacaaaaacacagcAAGAACAATGGATGGTCGAAAATCAAGTTTTTCAGATATTCGACCTCTTTGCTGACCTTCCTCGCAACGCCAAATCCGCCTT GGTGGAGCTTCAACGTGATAATCACCTCGAGTACCTCACCAAAGGTCTCAAACGTCTCGACCCTTCGTTTTGCGTCTTGGATGCCaa TCGGCCTTGGCTTTGCTACTGGATCCTTCACTCAATCGCTTTGCTAGGGGATTATGTTGAACATGAAGTGGAAGATAATGTCGTTGATTTTCTTAGTCGTTGTCAG GACCCAAATGGTGGATATGGTGGTGGACCTGGACAG TTGCCTCATCTTGCAACAACTTATGCTGCGGTAAATGCACTTATTACGGTGGGTGGTGAGAGATCTTTGTCATCAATAAATAGGTGGTCTGTCATGTTTGAAGTATCTCAATTCTTTTGCAATAGTGCATATTGGAGTCATTTCAAACCGAATGACATGGATTTTGAAATGTTTTGCAGAGAGAAAGTGTACATGTTTTTGAAGCGAATGAAACAACCAAGTGGGGCCTTCAG GATGCATGACGCTGGAGAAATTGATGTTCGGGCTTGCTACACTGCCATCTCT GTTGCAagtattcttaatattttggatGATGAACTGGTTCAGAATGTTGGAGATTACATCTTAAG CTGTCAAACTTATGAAGGTGGTATTTCTGGGGAACCAGGTGCTGAAGCTCATGGTGG GTACACCTTTTGTGGGTTTGCCACAATGATTCTGATAAATGAGGTTAATCGTTTGGACTTGGCTGGTTTACTA GATTGGGTGGCATTTCGACAAGGTAGGGAGGGTGGATTTCAGGGAAGAACAAATAAATTGGTTGATAGTTGCTACTCATTTTGGCAG GGAGGTGCGTTTGCATTATTACAAAGGTTACATGCTATTCTTGATGAACAACTTGCGAATTATGCTCCACAAACTGGTGTAGCCTCTGGTATATCTGGAGGGGAAGAAAGTTCAGATGGGACTCAAGTTGATGATAAGGCTTGCCATTTTAAGCTGGGAG GCACGAATGCTTCCTGTCCAGTAAATTTAAACAGTATTGGTTATAATTTTGTCAAACAACCTGTAGAAATGGAAGCTCTTTATCAAAGATGGGCTTTGCAACAATATATACTGTTATGTGCACAG GACATGGATGGTGGGTTGAAAGACAAGCCTGGGAAGCGTAGGGACTTTTATCACACGTGTTATTCTCTAAGCGGTCTCTCATTGTCTCAACATAGTTGGTCACAGGATGAGGATTCTGCACCTTTGCCAAATGCAGTAATGGGTCCTTATGCCAATCTCTTGGAACGCACCCACCCTCTCTTCAATGTTGTCTTAGATCAGTACTATGAAGCACAAGAGTTCTTTGACACGCCCTAA
- the LOC142622322 gene encoding protein farnesyltransferase subunit beta isoform X2: MTAATTKTQQEQWMVENQVFQIFDLFADLPRNAKSALVELQRDNHLEYLTKGLKRLDPSFCVLDANRPWLCYWILHSIALLGDYVEHEVEDNVVDFLSRCQDPNGGYGGGPGQLPHLATTYAAVNALITVGGERSLSSINREKVYMFLKRMKQPSGAFRMHDAGEIDVRACYTAISVASILNILDDELVQNVGDYILSCQTYEGGISGEPGAEAHGGYTFCGFATMILINEVNRLDLAGLLDWVAFRQGREGGFQGRTNKLVDSCYSFWQGGAFALLQRLHAILDEQLANYAPQTGVASGISGGEESSDGTQVDDKACHFKLGGTNASCPVNLNSIGYNFVKQPVEMEALYQRWALQQYILLCAQDMDGGLKDKPGKRRDFYHTCYSLSGLSLSQHSWSQDEDSAPLPNAVMGPYANLLERTHPLFNVVLDQYYEAQEFFDTP; encoded by the exons ATGacagcagcaacaacaaaaacacagcAAGAACAATGGATGGTCGAAAATCAAGTTTTTCAGATATTCGACCTCTTTGCTGACCTTCCTCGCAACGCCAAATCCGCCTT GGTGGAGCTTCAACGTGATAATCACCTCGAGTACCTCACCAAAGGTCTCAAACGTCTCGACCCTTCGTTTTGCGTCTTGGATGCCaa TCGGCCTTGGCTTTGCTACTGGATCCTTCACTCAATCGCTTTGCTAGGGGATTATGTTGAACATGAAGTGGAAGATAATGTCGTTGATTTTCTTAGTCGTTGTCAG GACCCAAATGGTGGATATGGTGGTGGACCTGGACAG TTGCCTCATCTTGCAACAACTTATGCTGCGGTAAATGCACTTATTACGGTGGGTGGTGAGAGATCTTTGTCATCAATAAATAG AGAGAAAGTGTACATGTTTTTGAAGCGAATGAAACAACCAAGTGGGGCCTTCAG GATGCATGACGCTGGAGAAATTGATGTTCGGGCTTGCTACACTGCCATCTCT GTTGCAagtattcttaatattttggatGATGAACTGGTTCAGAATGTTGGAGATTACATCTTAAG CTGTCAAACTTATGAAGGTGGTATTTCTGGGGAACCAGGTGCTGAAGCTCATGGTGG GTACACCTTTTGTGGGTTTGCCACAATGATTCTGATAAATGAGGTTAATCGTTTGGACTTGGCTGGTTTACTA GATTGGGTGGCATTTCGACAAGGTAGGGAGGGTGGATTTCAGGGAAGAACAAATAAATTGGTTGATAGTTGCTACTCATTTTGGCAG GGAGGTGCGTTTGCATTATTACAAAGGTTACATGCTATTCTTGATGAACAACTTGCGAATTATGCTCCACAAACTGGTGTAGCCTCTGGTATATCTGGAGGGGAAGAAAGTTCAGATGGGACTCAAGTTGATGATAAGGCTTGCCATTTTAAGCTGGGAG GCACGAATGCTTCCTGTCCAGTAAATTTAAACAGTATTGGTTATAATTTTGTCAAACAACCTGTAGAAATGGAAGCTCTTTATCAAAGATGGGCTTTGCAACAATATATACTGTTATGTGCACAG GACATGGATGGTGGGTTGAAAGACAAGCCTGGGAAGCGTAGGGACTTTTATCACACGTGTTATTCTCTAAGCGGTCTCTCATTGTCTCAACATAGTTGGTCACAGGATGAGGATTCTGCACCTTTGCCAAATGCAGTAATGGGTCCTTATGCCAATCTCTTGGAACGCACCCACCCTCTCTTCAATGTTGTCTTAGATCAGTACTATGAAGCACAAGAGTTCTTTGACACGCCCTAA
- the LOC142632780 gene encoding uncharacterized protein LOC142632780: MDAVARTFTPIWRTRNGFQIRNLGNHKLLFIIDNKLDAERVLQNEPWSFDKHLIVFQCYNKDTVLEDYNVNEASLWVQVHNIPIGYMDRETTEEICSIVGKVVKTEGSKDSGGDSFIRVRVNVDGLRNQRTIQELTKFVWAQDPSVVFLAETWTDEARLKKLCDDLQLDEI; encoded by the exons ATGGATGCGGTAGCTAGGACTTTTACACCTATCTGGAGAACACGCAATGGGTTTCAGATAAGGAATCTGGGTAATCATAAACtcctttttattattgataataaGCTAGATGCAGAGAGGGTGCTGCAAAACGAACCATGGAGTTTTGATAAGCATCTAATTGTATTTCAATGCTACAATAAAGATACGGTCCTCGAGGATTATAATGTAAATGAAGCATCGCTATGGGTTCAAGTACACAATATCCCAATAGGCTATATGGACAGAGAGACAACAGAAGAGATATGTTCCATAGTTGGTAAGGTGGTGAAAACTGAAGGTTCTAAAGATTCTGGGGGTGACAGCTTCATTAGAGTTAGAGTAAATGTGGAT GGGCTTAGGAACCAACGCACAATTCAGGAGCTTACAAAGTTTGTGTGGGCACAAGATCCCTCCGTCGTGTTTTTGGCCGAAACGTGGACAGATGAAGCTAGGCTGAAGAAACTTTGTGATGATTTGCAGCTCGACGAGATATGA